Proteins encoded by one window of Myxococcus guangdongensis:
- a CDS encoding sigma-54-dependent transcriptional regulator yields the protein MPASVLIVDDEKNILLTLSQSLQLAGYQTHLAASGQVALDVVSARPVDAVLMDVKMPDMDGLTALARLTELRPELPVIMMSGHGTIDTAVKATQLGARDFLEKPIARERLLVALRNVLKHQAAMEELRELREQLGRYDMVGSGPAMQRIFSLIQRTAPSEGRVLITGENGTGKELIARALHQNSRRKASPFVKLNCAAVPHELIESELFGHEKGAFTGAVSVRRGKFELAHEGTLFLDEIGDMPPAMQAKLLRVLQEGELERVGGAETLKVDVRVIAATNKNLEQEIAAGRFREDLYYRINVVQIHSPPLRERREDLPDLIGTFLREACAKNGRRPLTLSPDALAVMSAYDYPGNVRELRNLVERLAILCEGPVVTRTDALELLPRGRGAVPPPVEQVAAPAPSVDSAVVAAASTPAPALMAPPPPSAPVVGFRPRADKTFREQVEDAEREIILYVLAHTHDNVTEAARLLDLERGHFYKKMKALGLRRGQSET from the coding sequence ATGCCCGCATCCGTGCTCATCGTCGATGACGAGAAGAACATCCTGCTGACCCTGAGCCAGTCGTTGCAGCTTGCCGGATATCAGACACATCTGGCGGCCAGCGGGCAGGTGGCGCTCGACGTGGTGAGCGCGCGGCCGGTGGACGCGGTGTTGATGGACGTGAAGATGCCGGACATGGATGGGCTGACGGCGCTGGCCCGGCTCACGGAGCTTCGTCCCGAGCTGCCCGTCATCATGATGTCGGGGCACGGCACCATCGACACGGCGGTGAAGGCGACGCAGCTGGGGGCGCGCGACTTCCTGGAGAAGCCCATCGCGCGGGAGCGGCTGCTGGTCGCGCTGCGCAACGTGCTCAAGCACCAGGCGGCGATGGAGGAGCTGCGCGAGTTGCGCGAGCAGCTGGGGCGCTACGACATGGTGGGCAGCGGGCCGGCCATGCAGCGCATCTTCTCGCTCATCCAGCGCACGGCGCCGTCCGAGGGGCGGGTGCTCATCACCGGAGAGAACGGCACCGGCAAGGAGCTCATCGCCCGGGCGCTGCACCAGAACTCGCGGCGCAAGGCCTCGCCGTTCGTGAAGCTCAACTGCGCGGCGGTGCCGCACGAGCTCATCGAGAGCGAGCTGTTCGGCCACGAGAAGGGCGCCTTCACGGGGGCGGTGAGCGTGCGCCGCGGCAAGTTCGAGCTGGCGCACGAGGGGACGCTGTTCCTCGACGAGATTGGCGACATGCCGCCCGCCATGCAGGCCAAGCTCCTCAGGGTGCTCCAGGAAGGAGAGCTGGAGCGGGTGGGCGGCGCGGAGACGCTCAAGGTGGACGTGCGCGTCATCGCCGCGACGAACAAGAACCTGGAGCAGGAGATTGCCGCCGGGCGCTTCCGCGAGGATTTGTACTACCGCATCAACGTCGTGCAGATTCACTCGCCGCCCCTGCGCGAGCGGCGCGAGGACCTGCCGGACCTCATCGGCACCTTCCTGCGCGAGGCCTGCGCGAAGAACGGCCGGCGCCCGCTGACCTTGTCCCCGGACGCGCTGGCGGTGATGAGCGCCTACGACTACCCCGGCAACGTGCGCGAGCTGCGCAACCTGGTCGAGCGGCTGGCCATCCTGTGCGAGGGTCCTGTCGTCACGCGCACGGACGCGCTGGAGCTCCTGCCCCGAGGACGCGGCGCAGTGCCGCCTCCGGTGGAGCAGGTGGCCGCGCCGGCGCCGTCGGTGGACTCCGCGGTGGTGGCCGCCGCGAGCACGCCCGCGCCCGCGCTGATGGCGCCGCCTCCCCCGTCGGCGCCCGTGGTGGGCTTCCGGCCCCGCGCGGACAAGACCTTCCGCGAGCAGGTGGAGGACGCCGAACGGGAGATCATCCTCTACGTCCTGGCCCATACCCATGACAACGTCACGGAGGCCGCCCGGCTCCTGGACCTGGAGCGCGGTCATTTCTATAAGAAAATGAAGGCATTGGGCCTCCGGCGCGGCCAATCCGAGACGTAA
- a CDS encoding Hsp70 family protein, whose protein sequence is MSTAPILGIDFGTTNTSAAFFDKTGKLRLVPVTDKSFTLPSVVWFHAADKAIVGHAARRQIIDDPRHTVFGAKRFLGRRYQSEYVTQHKDKYAFELVEAPDGYTAVTMYGKQTSLTDVTHLVIKQILTLATHAAGEPFKECVLTVPAHASIRQREAVRQAAEMCGLQVRAIINEPTAAALYYANLRNPEQTVMVFDLGGGTFDATLLAVQNRVVKVLATGGDAFLGGANFDERIVELLVADFQRQHGLDLRGNQVVMQRLVFAAESAKMALSTRESTVLRVPCIAQKDGGFIDFDYTLTRKQLEEMVFQLIERSASACDDVLERAKLKAEHIDELVLVGGQTRMPVIRQRFSHFKRLSSDKEVNPELGVAVGAAILGRNLARGITGLSDVVPMPIGIMVPGGAQHEVIPANTPVPATKSVTLELPLIPGPISVALFESLDTTTVDRELLGTVRIDLDWRTTHKGPTTLELRMGQDFVLAAALVSPQGTRHPLPITDLRAPKRTS, encoded by the coding sequence ATGAGTACGGCCCCCATCCTCGGAATCGACTTCGGGACCACCAACACGTCAGCGGCCTTCTTCGACAAGACGGGCAAGCTGCGGCTGGTGCCGGTGACGGACAAGAGCTTCACGCTGCCTTCGGTGGTGTGGTTCCACGCGGCGGACAAGGCCATCGTCGGCCACGCGGCCCGCCGGCAAATCATCGACGACCCCCGGCACACCGTCTTCGGCGCCAAGCGCTTCCTGGGCCGTCGCTACCAGTCCGAGTACGTCACGCAGCACAAGGACAAGTACGCCTTCGAGCTGGTGGAGGCACCGGACGGCTACACCGCGGTGACGATGTACGGGAAGCAGACGTCGCTGACGGACGTCACCCACCTGGTCATCAAGCAGATCCTCACCCTGGCCACGCACGCGGCCGGCGAGCCCTTCAAGGAGTGCGTGCTGACCGTTCCCGCGCACGCGAGCATCCGCCAGCGCGAGGCGGTGCGGCAGGCCGCCGAGATGTGCGGGCTGCAAGTGCGCGCCATCATCAACGAGCCGACGGCGGCGGCGCTCTACTACGCCAACCTGCGCAACCCCGAGCAGACGGTGATGGTGTTCGACCTGGGCGGCGGCACGTTCGACGCCACGCTGCTCGCGGTGCAGAACCGGGTGGTGAAGGTGCTGGCGACGGGCGGCGACGCGTTCCTGGGCGGCGCCAACTTCGACGAGCGCATCGTGGAGCTGCTGGTGGCGGACTTCCAGCGCCAGCACGGGCTGGACCTGCGCGGCAACCAGGTGGTGATGCAGCGGCTGGTCTTCGCCGCCGAGTCCGCGAAGATGGCGCTCAGCACGCGTGAGTCCACGGTGCTCCGGGTGCCCTGCATCGCGCAGAAGGACGGCGGCTTCATCGACTTCGACTACACGCTGACGCGCAAGCAGCTGGAGGAGATGGTGTTCCAGCTCATCGAGCGCAGCGCGTCCGCGTGCGACGACGTGCTCGAGCGCGCCAAGCTCAAGGCGGAGCACATCGACGAGCTGGTGCTGGTGGGCGGCCAGACGCGCATGCCCGTCATCCGGCAGCGCTTCTCCCACTTCAAGCGGCTGTCCTCGGACAAGGAGGTCAACCCGGAGCTGGGCGTGGCGGTGGGCGCGGCCATCCTCGGGCGCAACCTGGCGCGCGGAATCACCGGCCTGTCGGACGTGGTGCCCATGCCCATCGGCATCATGGTGCCCGGCGGCGCCCAGCACGAGGTCATCCCCGCCAACACCCCCGTGCCTGCGACGAAGTCGGTGACGCTGGAGCTGCCCCTCATCCCCGGCCCCATCTCCGTCGCCCTCTTCGAGTCGCTCGACACCACCACCGTGGACCGCGAGCTGCTCGGCACCGTGCGCATCGACTTGGACTGGCGCACCACGCACAAGGGGCCCACCACCCTGGAGCTGCGCATGGGCCAGGACTTCGTCCTCGCCGCCGCCCTCGTCTCGCCCCAGGGCACCCGCCACCCGCTGCCCATTACCGACCTGCGCGCCCCCAAGCGCACGTCGTGA
- a CDS encoding RICIN domain-containing protein — MRGVLARRERIRDGSFCLGARGRHLVSARCDDSLEQQWVVTPFEVPGAAPPPGFRGIRLKSAATGGCVEGAPEPVGGARIRLHPECLPQPSQQWNVHRSVFERLLMQTPPEAARAPQRRPRASGDTERLHFYSDESRTLLVGWRDRDCLGAQTSWGVSSPHETRVSTSCPGEAGGLE, encoded by the coding sequence GTGCGGGGAGTCCTCGCCCGCAGGGAGCGCATCCGGGATGGCAGTTTCTGTCTGGGCGCTCGCGGGCGACATCTGGTCTCCGCGCGGTGTGATGACAGCCTGGAGCAGCAATGGGTCGTCACCCCGTTCGAGGTGCCCGGCGCCGCCCCGCCTCCAGGGTTCCGGGGCATCCGCCTGAAGAGCGCCGCGACGGGGGGATGCGTGGAGGGGGCGCCGGAGCCCGTGGGCGGGGCTCGCATCCGCCTGCACCCGGAATGTCTGCCCCAGCCCTCACAGCAATGGAATGTCCATCGCTCGGTGTTCGAGCGGCTCCTCATGCAAACCCCTCCCGAGGCCGCTCGCGCCCCTCAACGACGGCCCCGGGCGTCTGGCGATACCGAGCGCCTCCACTTCTACTCGGACGAGAGCCGCACCCTCCTGGTGGGATGGCGCGACAGGGATTGTCTGGGTGCCCAGACGTCCTGGGGCGTGTCATCCCCCCATGAGACGCGGGTCTCCACCTCCTGCCCGGGCGAGGCAGGAGGCCTGGAGTGA
- a CDS encoding neprosin family prolyl endopeptidase has translation MNEQRRSSRGWRLGPVSGVMLGALACGGAVAPEVAAPEATGSTALVERVRDTTELARMKAYAESLYDEKDVVHRFTSRGGEAIDCVPLYAQPALRQPGMENHRIQLAPGTEPIARPERQVAPGDSLATKWRAEPATLEGRADEVDATGARRQCPEGSVPIVKLTLDTLKRFESVDDFRRKIPNHLTGNVSVETGKRRSEQQPTPSLRAGPTDLHQYAHTAQGVGNMGAEAIFNLWSPYTELSSEFSLSQMWVVRGSGASLETVEAGWQRYRDLYGDDRARLFIYFTPDNYGSGGCYNLSCGAFVQTNTSVFIGGGFDNYSVSGGAQYEFKLMWYKDGTTGAWWLKFQDIWVGYYPRARFDAAGLADRADVIDFGGEIIDNRNLNLHTSTDMGSGAYPGAGWSNAAYTRNILYVDTGNVYREPTALGAWRNDSNCYDIIQGNNPGGWGRYFYFGGPGYNGNCT, from the coding sequence ATGAACGAGCAACGAAGGTCGTCGCGTGGCTGGCGTCTGGGCCCGGTGTCCGGAGTGATGCTGGGCGCGCTGGCGTGCGGAGGTGCCGTGGCGCCCGAGGTCGCCGCTCCCGAGGCCACGGGGAGCACGGCGTTGGTGGAGCGCGTGCGGGACACGACGGAGCTGGCCCGGATGAAGGCCTACGCCGAGTCGCTCTACGACGAGAAGGACGTGGTGCATCGCTTCACCAGTCGGGGCGGCGAGGCCATCGACTGCGTGCCGCTGTACGCGCAGCCCGCGCTGCGTCAGCCAGGCATGGAGAACCACCGCATCCAACTGGCGCCGGGCACCGAGCCCATCGCGCGTCCGGAGCGGCAGGTGGCGCCCGGGGACTCGCTCGCGACGAAGTGGCGCGCCGAGCCCGCGACGCTGGAGGGCCGCGCGGACGAGGTGGACGCCACGGGCGCGCGCAGGCAGTGCCCGGAGGGGAGCGTGCCCATCGTCAAGCTGACGCTCGACACGCTCAAGCGCTTCGAGTCGGTGGACGACTTCCGGCGCAAGATTCCCAATCACCTGACGGGCAACGTCTCGGTGGAGACGGGCAAGCGGCGCTCCGAGCAGCAGCCCACGCCGTCCCTGCGCGCGGGCCCCACGGACCTGCACCAGTACGCGCACACCGCCCAGGGCGTGGGCAACATGGGCGCGGAGGCCATCTTCAACCTGTGGAGCCCGTACACGGAGCTGAGCAGCGAGTTCAGCCTGTCGCAGATGTGGGTGGTGCGCGGCTCCGGCGCGTCGCTGGAGACGGTGGAGGCCGGCTGGCAGCGCTACCGCGACCTCTACGGTGATGACCGCGCGCGCCTGTTCATCTACTTCACGCCGGACAACTACGGCAGCGGCGGTTGCTACAACCTGAGCTGCGGCGCGTTCGTCCAGACGAACACGTCCGTCTTCATCGGCGGAGGCTTCGACAACTACAGCGTCTCCGGCGGCGCCCAATATGAGTTCAAGCTCATGTGGTACAAGGATGGCACCACGGGCGCCTGGTGGCTGAAGTTCCAGGACATCTGGGTGGGCTACTACCCGCGTGCGCGCTTCGACGCGGCGGGTCTGGCGGACCGGGCGGACGTCATCGATTTCGGCGGCGAAATCATCGACAACCGCAACCTCAACCTCCACACGTCCACGGACATGGGCAGCGGCGCGTACCCGGGCGCGGGCTGGAGCAACGCCGCGTACACCCGCAACATCCTCTACGTGGACACGGGCAATGTCTATCGTGAGCCCACGGCGCTGGGCGCGTGGCGCAACGACAGCAATTGCTACGACATCATCCAGGGCAACAACCCGGGCGGCTGGGGCCGGTACTTCTACTTCGGCGGTCCGGGCTACAACGGCAACTGCACGTAG
- a CDS encoding AzlD domain-containing protein — protein sequence MTLLPILVLALGTYGFRVAGPLLSERLKLSARVQERMALATIAMLAALVATSTLLVQGGFAGWARPAGVLVGAVLACLRLPFIGVVIAAAASAAGLRLLGVP from the coding sequence ATGACCTTGCTGCCGATTCTGGTGCTGGCCCTGGGGACGTATGGCTTCCGCGTGGCGGGGCCGCTGTTGAGCGAGCGGCTGAAGCTGTCGGCACGGGTCCAGGAGCGGATGGCGCTGGCGACCATCGCGATGCTGGCGGCGCTCGTGGCCACCTCGACGCTGCTGGTTCAGGGGGGCTTCGCCGGGTGGGCCCGGCCGGCGGGGGTGCTCGTCGGCGCGGTGCTCGCGTGCCTGCGTTTGCCCTTCATCGGGGTGGTGATTGCCGCGGCGGCGAGTGCGGCGGGACTGCGGCTGCTCGGAGTGCCGTGA
- a CDS encoding OmpA family protein: MRRISLWAGLGLAMAVLTGCPPSYPNCKDDSTCSEKGEVCVQGTCQECATDANCKEGFSCQGNKCAPKPPECTVDNQCGDGRICEAGKCAEAQCKDDSACPSGGKCQAGRCQVPTDTCASNSDCGDGQECSAGRCVTASADKCDWSPIRFGFNESSLDSSAQQRLSDLANCLKTSPGGKLTLAGHADERGTEEYNLQLSNRRAAAVKRYLTDLGIKSNTVTTVGYGETRPVNNASSEEAWSENRRVEFQR, encoded by the coding sequence ATGCGTCGGATTTCTCTGTGGGCGGGTCTCGGCCTCGCCATGGCCGTGCTGACCGGCTGCCCCCCCAGCTACCCCAACTGCAAGGACGACTCGACCTGCTCCGAGAAGGGCGAGGTCTGTGTCCAGGGCACGTGCCAGGAGTGCGCGACCGACGCCAACTGCAAGGAGGGCTTCTCCTGCCAGGGCAACAAGTGCGCCCCCAAGCCGCCCGAGTGCACCGTCGACAACCAGTGCGGTGACGGCCGCATCTGCGAGGCCGGCAAGTGCGCCGAGGCCCAGTGCAAGGACGACTCGGCGTGCCCCTCCGGTGGCAAGTGCCAGGCGGGCCGCTGCCAGGTCCCCACGGACACCTGCGCGTCCAACTCGGACTGCGGTGACGGCCAGGAGTGCAGCGCCGGCCGCTGCGTGACGGCCTCCGCGGACAAGTGCGACTGGAGCCCCATCCGTTTCGGCTTCAACGAGTCCTCGCTGGACTCCAGCGCCCAGCAGCGCCTGTCGGACCTGGCCAACTGCCTGAAGACCAGCCCGGGCGGCAAGCTCACGCTGGCGGGCCACGCCGACGAGCGCGGCACGGAGGAGTACAACCTCCAGCTCTCCAACCGCCGCGCGGCGGCCGTCAAGCGCTACCTGACGGACCTGGGCATCAAGTCCAACACCGTCACGACGGTGGGTTACGGTGAGACCCGCCCGGTGAACAACGCCTCCTCCGAAGAGGCGTGGAGCGAGAACCGCCGGGTTGAGTTCCAGCGCTAG
- a CDS encoding AzlC family ABC transporter permease, with product MENVDRVLVRDVGAVALASGVVGVSFGALAVAAGMSVWMALFMSVVVFAGGAQFVVVGMVAAGGSPVAAVLAGLLLNARHLPFGLAVADLLGKRWPTRLLGAHLMVDESVAFALSQREPGRRRAAYWLCGGMLFVGWNTGVVLGGWAGRVVGSSESLGLDAAFPACMVALLLPSLLPPREQDAEAGARERAAKARKVALVGALIALVLTPWLPMGLPVILSILAVGVALR from the coding sequence ATGGAGAACGTGGACCGGGTGTTGGTGCGGGACGTGGGGGCGGTGGCGCTGGCGTCGGGGGTGGTGGGGGTGTCGTTCGGCGCGCTGGCGGTGGCGGCGGGGATGTCGGTGTGGATGGCGCTGTTCATGTCGGTGGTGGTGTTCGCGGGGGGCGCGCAGTTCGTGGTGGTGGGGATGGTGGCGGCGGGCGGCAGTCCGGTGGCGGCGGTGCTCGCGGGGCTCCTGCTCAACGCGCGGCATCTGCCCTTCGGGCTGGCGGTGGCGGACCTGTTGGGGAAGCGGTGGCCCACGCGGCTGTTGGGCGCGCACCTGATGGTGGACGAGTCGGTGGCCTTCGCCCTGTCGCAGCGAGAGCCGGGGCGGCGTCGGGCGGCCTACTGGCTGTGCGGCGGCATGTTGTTCGTGGGGTGGAACACGGGCGTGGTGCTGGGCGGCTGGGCGGGGCGCGTGGTGGGCAGCTCCGAGTCGCTGGGGCTCGACGCGGCGTTCCCCGCGTGCATGGTCGCGCTGCTGTTGCCGTCGTTGTTGCCGCCCCGGGAGCAGGACGCGGAGGCCGGCGCGAGGGAGCGTGCGGCGAAGGCGCGCAAGGTGGCGCTGGTGGGCGCGCTCATCGCGTTGGTGCTGACGCCGTGGCTGCCCATGGGGCTGCCGGTGATTCTGTCGATTCTCGCCGTGGGAGTGGCGCTGCGATGA
- a CDS encoding helix-turn-helix transcriptional regulator codes for MVTRSRMERALLGALRELSDAELPLGELFTRLNVLLREPLGVDASCWHGTDPATGLVTSTVMENLDPRGFERAAYLELWAPEPLTFAGLRASGQRVGSLRRAAGEKLDESARYRELIAPFGFGDELRVNFDLSSGCWGAATFLRATDRGPYTERELGMMERFSAHIGQMLWRSYQGTVPKGDGQPLPGIAVLGPRGQLMSADPRAEAVLAELAETSPSSTGVPSGVITVAEHARGLGAAGRKDVPSRSRVRTRAGQWLTLHASLLEGRPDGQVAIVVAPATPAEVLPMALMSLGLTAREQDVAILVTQGHTTDTISRRLVITPATVQDHLKAIFTKAKVRSRREFIAQLVGMSAGPLPQGVARGA; via the coding sequence ATGGTGACGCGTTCCCGGATGGAGCGAGCGTTGTTGGGGGCCTTGCGTGAGCTGTCCGACGCCGAGCTTCCCTTGGGAGAACTGTTCACGCGGCTGAATGTCTTGCTTCGAGAGCCCTTGGGCGTGGATGCGAGTTGTTGGCACGGCACGGACCCCGCGACGGGGCTGGTGACGTCGACGGTGATGGAGAACCTGGACCCGCGAGGCTTCGAGCGGGCGGCGTATCTGGAGCTGTGGGCGCCGGAGCCGTTGACGTTCGCGGGGTTGCGGGCGTCCGGTCAGCGGGTGGGCTCGCTGCGGCGGGCGGCGGGGGAGAAGCTCGACGAGAGCGCGCGTTACCGCGAGCTCATCGCGCCCTTCGGCTTCGGGGACGAGCTTCGGGTCAACTTCGACTTGTCGTCGGGCTGCTGGGGCGCGGCGACGTTCCTCCGGGCGACGGACCGGGGGCCTTACACGGAGCGCGAGCTGGGGATGATGGAGCGCTTCTCCGCGCACATCGGGCAGATGTTGTGGCGCTCGTACCAGGGCACGGTGCCGAAGGGGGACGGGCAGCCCCTGCCGGGCATCGCGGTGCTGGGGCCCCGGGGGCAGTTGATGTCGGCGGACCCGAGGGCGGAGGCCGTGTTGGCGGAGCTCGCGGAGACGTCACCGTCGTCCACGGGCGTTCCGTCCGGCGTCATCACCGTGGCCGAGCATGCCCGGGGCCTGGGCGCGGCGGGGCGCAAGGACGTGCCATCCCGTTCCAGGGTGAGGACGCGCGCCGGACAGTGGCTCACGTTGCATGCCTCCCTCCTGGAGGGGCGGCCGGACGGGCAGGTCGCGATTGTCGTGGCGCCCGCCACGCCCGCGGAGGTGCTGCCCATGGCGCTGATGAGCCTGGGGCTCACCGCCCGGGAGCAGGATGTGGCCATCCTGGTGACCCAGGGGCACACCACGGACACCATCTCCCGGCGACTGGTCATCACCCCGGCGACCGTGCAGGACCACCTGAAGGCCATCTTCACCAAGGCCAAGGTCCGCAGCCGGCGCGAGTTCATCGCCCAACTGGTGGGCATGTCCGCGGGGCCGCTGCCCCAGGGCGTCGCGCGTGGGGCGTGA
- a CDS encoding helix-turn-helix domain-containing protein: protein MPVKRTPKTPRPLDAIAVALRRERERADMSLSELARRADISKSTLSQLESGAGNPSIETLWALAVALGVPFSRLVDPPAREVRVIRAGEGAAIRSEQAHFTGIMLSACPPGARRDLYVITLEPGSARHAQAHIPGSVEHLIVSKGRLRAGPTDNPVELAPGDYATFPGDVPHLYEALAPHTVAVMVMEHV, encoded by the coding sequence ATGCCGGTAAAACGAACGCCCAAGACGCCTCGTCCGCTGGACGCCATCGCCGTCGCCCTGCGCCGGGAGCGTGAGCGCGCGGACATGTCCCTGTCGGAGCTCGCCCGCCGCGCGGACATCTCCAAGTCCACGCTGTCGCAGCTGGAGTCGGGCGCCGGCAACCCGAGCATCGAGACGCTCTGGGCCCTGGCCGTGGCGCTGGGCGTGCCCTTCAGCCGGCTGGTGGACCCGCCCGCTCGCGAGGTGCGCGTCATCCGCGCCGGCGAGGGCGCCGCCATCCGCTCCGAGCAGGCCCACTTCACCGGCATCATGCTGTCCGCCTGCCCGCCTGGCGCCCGCAGGGACCTCTACGTCATCACCCTGGAGCCCGGCTCCGCCCGCCACGCCCAGGCCCACATCCCCGGCAGCGTCGAGCACCTCATCGTCAGCAAGGGTCGGCTGCGCGCGGGCCCCACGGACAACCCGGTGGAGCTGGCTCCCGGCGACTACGCCACCTTCCCCGGTGACGTGCCCCACCTCTACGAGGCGCTCGCCCCCCACACCGTCGCCGTCATGGTGATGGAACACGTGTAG